A region of Mycteria americana isolate JAX WOST 10 ecotype Jacksonville Zoo and Gardens chromosome 11, USCA_MyAme_1.0, whole genome shotgun sequence DNA encodes the following proteins:
- the LOC142415514 gene encoding semaphorin-3F-like isoform X2 produces MPVVGVLLWATLLTLGWRATHAKDHGFATPRVQLSFKELKATGTAHFFNFLLNSSDYRILLKDEDHDRMYVGSKDYVLSLDLHDINREPLIIHWPASQQRIEECILSGKNSNGECGNFIRLIQPWNRTHLYVCGTGAYNPICAFVNRGRKAQDYIFYLEPDKLESGKGKCSYDPKVDTVSALINEELYAGVYIDFMGTDAAIFRTMGKQTAMRTDQYNSRWLNDPAFVRAQLIPDSSERNDDKLYFFFREKSADAPLNPGVYSRIGRICLNDDGGHCCLVNKWSTFLKARLVCSVPGPDGIETHFDELQDVFIQQTQDTKNPVIYAVFSASGSVFKGSAVCVYSMADIRMVFNGPFAHKEGPNYQWMPYTGKMPYPRPGTCPGGTFTPSMKSTKDYPDEVINFMRAHPLMYHAVYPTHRQPLVVRTNVNYRFTTVAVDQVDAADGRYEVLFLGTDRGTVQKVIVLPRDDMETEELMLEEIEVFKVPAPIKTMTISSKRQQLYVSSAVGVTHLALHRCDVYGEACADCCLARDPYCAWDGSACTRYSTSSKRRSRRQDVRHGNPIRQCRGYNSNANKNAVEAVQYGVEGSTAFLECQPRSPQASIKWLLQKDNSDRRKELRVEGRVLRTEQGLLLRALQLSDSGLYSCTATENNFKHTVTKVQLRVLSSRAVHAVLVQAETPPGLPGAPTPRYQDLLQLLTQPEMGLLDQYCQGYWRHTAASPPQPLAGLKAKEQQDQKKPRNRRNHQPETYGHT; encoded by the exons ATGCCCGTGGTCGGCGTCCTCCTCTGGGCCACCCTGCTGACTCTGGGCTGGCGGGCCACCCACGCCAAGGACCACGGCTTTGCCACCCCGAGGGTCCAGCTCTCCTTCAAAG AGCTGAAGGCGACGGGCACAGCGCACTTCTTCAACTTCCTCCTCAACTCCAGCGACTACCGCATCCTGCTGAAAGACGAGGACCACGACCGCATGTACGTGGGCAGCAAGGACTACGTCCTCTCGCTGGACCTCCACGACATCAACCGCGAGCCCCTCATC ATCCACTGGCCCGCGTCCCAGCAGAGGATCGAGGAGTGCATCCTGTCAGGCAAGAACAGCAAC ggGGAGTGCGGCAACTTCATCCGCCTGATCCAGCCCTGGAACCGGACCCACCTCTACGTGTGCGGCACCGGCGCCTACAACCCCATCTGCGCCTTTGTCAACCGTGGGCGCAAAGCCCAG GATTATATCTTCTACCTGGAGCCGGACAAGCTGGAGTCGGGCAAGGGGAAGTGTTCCTACGACCCCAAAGTAGACACTGTCTCTGCGTTAATAA ATGAAGAGCTCTACGCTGGCGTCTACATTGACTTCATGGGCACGGACGCAGCCATCTTCCGCACCATGGGCAAGCAGACGGCCATGAGGACAGATCAGTACAATTCACGCTGGCTCAATG ACCCAGCCTTCGTCCGCGCCCAGCTTATCCCCGACAGCAGCGAGAGGAACGACGACAAGCTCTACTTCTTCTTCCGAGAGAAGTCGGCCGATGCCCCCCTGAACCCTGGGGTCTATTCCCGCATCGGGCGCATCTGCCTG AACGACGACGGGGGCCACTGCTGCCTCGTGAACAAGTGGAGCACCTTCCTGAAGGCCCGGCTCGTCTGCTCCGTGCCGGGACCCGACGGGATCGAAACACACTTTGACGAGCTCC AGGACGTCTTCATCCAGCAGACTCAGGACACCAAGAACCCTGTTATCTACGCCGTGTTCTCCGCTTCGGG GTCGGTGTTCAAAGGCTCTGCGGTCTGCGTCTACTCCATGGCCGACATCCGCATGGTCTTCAACGGGCCCTTTGCGCACAAGGAGGGACCCAACTACCAGTGGATGCCCTACACGGGCAAAATGCCCTACCCCCGGCCGGGCACC TGCCCCGGGGGAACCTTCACCCCGTCCATGAAGTCGACCAAGGACTACCCTGACGAAGTGATCAACTTCATGCGCGCGCACCCGCTGATGTACCACGCCGTCTACCCCACCCACCGCCAGCCGCTGGTGGTCCGCACCAATGTCAACTACCGCTTCACCACCGTGGCCGTCGACCAGGTGGACGCGGCAGACGGGCGCTATGAGGTGCTTTTCCTGGGCACAG ATCGGGGCACCGTGCAGAAGGTCATCGTGCTCCCCCGGGATGACATGGAGACGGAGGAGCTCATGCTAGAGGAGATCGAGGTGTTCAAG GTGCCAGCACCCATCAAGACGATGACCATCTCCTCCAAGAGG CAACAGCTGTACGTGTCCTCGGCCGTAGGCGTGACCCACCTGGCCCTGCACCGCTGCGACGTGTACGGGGAAGCCTGTGCCGACTGCTGCCTGGCCCGGGACCCCTACTGCGCCTGGGACGGCAGCGCCTGCACCCGCTACTCCACCTCCTCCAAGAG gcGGAGCCGGCGGCAGGATGTCCGGCACGGCAACCCCATCCGCCAGTGCCGAGGCTACAACTCCAACG CTAACAAGAACGCGGTGGAGGCCGTGCAGTACGGGGTGGAGGGCAGCACCGCCTTCCTGGAGTGCCAGCCCCGCTCGCCCCAGGCCAGCATCAAGTGGCTGCTGCAGAAGGACAACAGCGACCGGCGGAAAGAG CTGCGGGTGGAGGGCCGGGTGCTGCGGACGGAGCAGGGCTTGCTGCTGCGCGCCCTCCAGCTCTCCGACAGCGGCCTCTACTCCTGCACCGCCACCGAGAACAACTTCAAGCACACGGTGACCAAGGTGCAGCTCCGCGTCCTCAGCAGCCGCGCCGTCCACGCCGTGCTGGTCCAGGCGGAGACCCCCCCCGGCCTGCCAGGTGCCCCCACTCCCCGCTACCAGGacctgctgcagctcctcaccCAGCCCGAAATGGGACTCCTGGACCAGTACTGCCAGGGCTACTGGCGGCACACGgccgccagccccccccagccgctggCTGGCCTCAAAGCCAAGGAGCAGCAGGACCAGAAGAAGCCTCGAAACCGCCGGAATCACCAGCCAGAGACCTACGGGCATACATGA
- the LOC142415514 gene encoding semaphorin-3F-like isoform X1 yields the protein MPVVGVLLWATLLTLGWRATHAKDHGFATPRVQLSFKELKATGTAHFFNFLLNSSDYRILLKDEDHDRMYVGSKDYVLSLDLHDINREPLIIHWPASQQRIEECILSGKNSNGECGNFIRLIQPWNRTHLYVCGTGAYNPICAFVNRGRKAQGFPPSQPGGPESRSADSPLSPRPAQSKDYIFYLEPDKLESGKGKCSYDPKVDTVSALINEELYAGVYIDFMGTDAAIFRTMGKQTAMRTDQYNSRWLNDPAFVRAQLIPDSSERNDDKLYFFFREKSADAPLNPGVYSRIGRICLNDDGGHCCLVNKWSTFLKARLVCSVPGPDGIETHFDELQDVFIQQTQDTKNPVIYAVFSASGSVFKGSAVCVYSMADIRMVFNGPFAHKEGPNYQWMPYTGKMPYPRPGTCPGGTFTPSMKSTKDYPDEVINFMRAHPLMYHAVYPTHRQPLVVRTNVNYRFTTVAVDQVDAADGRYEVLFLGTDRGTVQKVIVLPRDDMETEELMLEEIEVFKVPAPIKTMTISSKRQQLYVSSAVGVTHLALHRCDVYGEACADCCLARDPYCAWDGSACTRYSTSSKRRSRRQDVRHGNPIRQCRGYNSNANKNAVEAVQYGVEGSTAFLECQPRSPQASIKWLLQKDNSDRRKELRVEGRVLRTEQGLLLRALQLSDSGLYSCTATENNFKHTVTKVQLRVLSSRAVHAVLVQAETPPGLPGAPTPRYQDLLQLLTQPEMGLLDQYCQGYWRHTAASPPQPLAGLKAKEQQDQKKPRNRRNHQPETYGHT from the exons ATGCCCGTGGTCGGCGTCCTCCTCTGGGCCACCCTGCTGACTCTGGGCTGGCGGGCCACCCACGCCAAGGACCACGGCTTTGCCACCCCGAGGGTCCAGCTCTCCTTCAAAG AGCTGAAGGCGACGGGCACAGCGCACTTCTTCAACTTCCTCCTCAACTCCAGCGACTACCGCATCCTGCTGAAAGACGAGGACCACGACCGCATGTACGTGGGCAGCAAGGACTACGTCCTCTCGCTGGACCTCCACGACATCAACCGCGAGCCCCTCATC ATCCACTGGCCCGCGTCCCAGCAGAGGATCGAGGAGTGCATCCTGTCAGGCAAGAACAGCAAC ggGGAGTGCGGCAACTTCATCCGCCTGATCCAGCCCTGGAACCGGACCCACCTCTACGTGTGCGGCACCGGCGCCTACAACCCCATCTGCGCCTTTGTCAACCGTGGGCGCAAAGCCCAG GGGTTTCCGCCGAGCCAGCCGGGAGGCCCAGAAAGCCGATCCGCCGACAGCCCCCTCAGCCCGAGACCAGCACAAAGCAAG GATTATATCTTCTACCTGGAGCCGGACAAGCTGGAGTCGGGCAAGGGGAAGTGTTCCTACGACCCCAAAGTAGACACTGTCTCTGCGTTAATAA ATGAAGAGCTCTACGCTGGCGTCTACATTGACTTCATGGGCACGGACGCAGCCATCTTCCGCACCATGGGCAAGCAGACGGCCATGAGGACAGATCAGTACAATTCACGCTGGCTCAATG ACCCAGCCTTCGTCCGCGCCCAGCTTATCCCCGACAGCAGCGAGAGGAACGACGACAAGCTCTACTTCTTCTTCCGAGAGAAGTCGGCCGATGCCCCCCTGAACCCTGGGGTCTATTCCCGCATCGGGCGCATCTGCCTG AACGACGACGGGGGCCACTGCTGCCTCGTGAACAAGTGGAGCACCTTCCTGAAGGCCCGGCTCGTCTGCTCCGTGCCGGGACCCGACGGGATCGAAACACACTTTGACGAGCTCC AGGACGTCTTCATCCAGCAGACTCAGGACACCAAGAACCCTGTTATCTACGCCGTGTTCTCCGCTTCGGG GTCGGTGTTCAAAGGCTCTGCGGTCTGCGTCTACTCCATGGCCGACATCCGCATGGTCTTCAACGGGCCCTTTGCGCACAAGGAGGGACCCAACTACCAGTGGATGCCCTACACGGGCAAAATGCCCTACCCCCGGCCGGGCACC TGCCCCGGGGGAACCTTCACCCCGTCCATGAAGTCGACCAAGGACTACCCTGACGAAGTGATCAACTTCATGCGCGCGCACCCGCTGATGTACCACGCCGTCTACCCCACCCACCGCCAGCCGCTGGTGGTCCGCACCAATGTCAACTACCGCTTCACCACCGTGGCCGTCGACCAGGTGGACGCGGCAGACGGGCGCTATGAGGTGCTTTTCCTGGGCACAG ATCGGGGCACCGTGCAGAAGGTCATCGTGCTCCCCCGGGATGACATGGAGACGGAGGAGCTCATGCTAGAGGAGATCGAGGTGTTCAAG GTGCCAGCACCCATCAAGACGATGACCATCTCCTCCAAGAGG CAACAGCTGTACGTGTCCTCGGCCGTAGGCGTGACCCACCTGGCCCTGCACCGCTGCGACGTGTACGGGGAAGCCTGTGCCGACTGCTGCCTGGCCCGGGACCCCTACTGCGCCTGGGACGGCAGCGCCTGCACCCGCTACTCCACCTCCTCCAAGAG gcGGAGCCGGCGGCAGGATGTCCGGCACGGCAACCCCATCCGCCAGTGCCGAGGCTACAACTCCAACG CTAACAAGAACGCGGTGGAGGCCGTGCAGTACGGGGTGGAGGGCAGCACCGCCTTCCTGGAGTGCCAGCCCCGCTCGCCCCAGGCCAGCATCAAGTGGCTGCTGCAGAAGGACAACAGCGACCGGCGGAAAGAG CTGCGGGTGGAGGGCCGGGTGCTGCGGACGGAGCAGGGCTTGCTGCTGCGCGCCCTCCAGCTCTCCGACAGCGGCCTCTACTCCTGCACCGCCACCGAGAACAACTTCAAGCACACGGTGACCAAGGTGCAGCTCCGCGTCCTCAGCAGCCGCGCCGTCCACGCCGTGCTGGTCCAGGCGGAGACCCCCCCCGGCCTGCCAGGTGCCCCCACTCCCCGCTACCAGGacctgctgcagctcctcaccCAGCCCGAAATGGGACTCCTGGACCAGTACTGCCAGGGCTACTGGCGGCACACGgccgccagccccccccagccgctggCTGGCCTCAAAGCCAAGGAGCAGCAGGACCAGAAGAAGCCTCGAAACCGCCGGAATCACCAGCCAGAGACCTACGGGCATACATGA
- the GNAT1 gene encoding guanine nucleotide-binding protein G(t) subunit alpha-1: protein MGAGASAEEKHSRELEKKLKEDAEKDARTVKLLLLGAGESGKSTIVKQMKIIHQDGYSLEECLEFIAIIYSNTLQSMLAIVRAMTTLNIQYGDSARQDDARKLLHLSDTIEEGTMPKEMSDIIGRLWKDTGIQACFDRASEYQLNDSAGYYLSDLERLVTPGYVPTEQDVLRSRVKTTGIIETQFSFKDLNFRMFDVGGQRSERKKWIHCFEGVTCIIFIAALSAYDMVLVEDDEVNRMHESLHLFNSICNHRYFATTSIVLFLNKKDVFLEKIKKAHLSICFPDYDGPNTYEDAGNYIKLQFLELNMRRDVKEIYSHMTCATDTENVKFVFDAVTDIIIKENLKDCGLF, encoded by the exons ATGGGCGCCGGGGCCAGCGCCGAGGAGAAGCACTCCCGTGAGCTGGAGAAGAAGCTCAAGGAGGATGCTGAGAAGGATGCCAGGACCgtcaagctgctgctgctgg GAGCAGGGGAGTCGGGGAAGAGCACCATCGTCAAGCAGATGAA GATCATCCACCAGGACGGTTACTCACTGGAGGAATGCCTGGAGTTCATCGCCATCATCTACAGCAACACGCTCCAGTCCATGCTGGCCATCGTGCGGGCCATGACCACCCTCAACATCCAGTACGGGGACTCGGCTCGCCAG GACGATGCCCGCAAGCTGCTGCACCTCTCGGACACCATCGAGGAGGGCACCATGCCCAAGGAGATGTCAGACATCATTGGGCGGCTCTGGAAGGACACGGGCATCCAAGCCTGCTTCGACCGTGCCTCCGAGTACCAGCTCAATGACTCGGCTGGCTA CTACCTGTCAGACCTGGAGCGCCTGGTGACCCCTGGCTACGTCCCCACGGAGCAGGACGTGCTGCGCTCCCGTGTCAAGACCACCGGCATCATCGAGACCCAGTTCTCCTTCAAAGACCTCAACTTCAG GATGTTTGACGTGGGCGGCCAGCGCTCGGAGCGGAAGAAGTGGATCCACTGCTTCGAGGGGGTGACCTGCATCATCTTTATCGCGGCCCTCAGCGCCTACGACATGGTCCTAGTGGAGGATGACGAAGTG AACCGCATGCACGAGAGTCTGCACCTCTTCAACAGCATCTGCAACCACCGCTACTTCGCCACCACCTCCATTGTCCTCTTCCTCAACAAGAAGGACGTCTTCCTGGAGAAGATCAAGAAGGCCCATCTCAGCATTTGCTTCCCTGACTATGACG GTCCCAACACCTACGAGGACGCGGGCAACTACATCaagctgcagttcctggagcTGAACATGCGGCGGGACGTGAAGGAGATCTACTCCCACATGACCTGCGCCACCGATACCGAGAACGTCAAGTTCGTCTTCGACGCCGTCACCGACATCATCATCAAGGAGAACCTCAAGGACTGCGGGCTCTtctga